One window of the bacterium genome contains the following:
- a CDS encoding transporter substrate-binding domain-containing protein, whose translation MSLLRTPSVLWLVLLALVWPPISSADPRPPPDSAVLRVGTSGDYAPFSRAGRGFDVDVAKLLAAEFGARIEWVRFRWPELSEAIAQDRFDVAMSGVTWRAARALDGYMTRAVASGGPCVIGDSEATRIAVNRGGILERWTRGRYPGAQIQALDDNTALPEKLVSGAVDAIVSDSFEVHHFRRPGQAYACEPAIDRKVYWVAPARARELGPRIDSFLREHEAQIDDLRVQHFGVSTPRDDLDHLIDLLARRLAFMPSVAAWKRANGKPIEDLERERQVLERAVAQAKARGISAESARGLFRVQIELAKAIQSRTPQGVQGLDLTRVRNVLSALGDRILESLAGQIPLPADGLTAGTQRLIPLHVQLEPQEFEMLRSQLLALRAD comes from the coding sequence ATGAGTCTGTTGCGAACCCCGAGCGTCCTCTGGCTCGTCCTGCTGGCGCTGGTCTGGCCTCCGATCTCCTCTGCCGACCCCCGTCCGCCGCCGGATTCCGCGGTGCTGCGGGTCGGAACCAGCGGGGACTACGCGCCGTTTTCTCGGGCCGGTCGGGGCTTCGACGTCGACGTGGCGAAGCTTCTGGCCGCCGAGTTCGGTGCACGTATCGAGTGGGTTCGCTTTCGCTGGCCGGAACTGAGCGAGGCGATCGCGCAGGACCGCTTCGACGTAGCGATGAGCGGTGTGACCTGGCGCGCGGCGCGCGCACTCGATGGCTATATGACCCGCGCGGTTGCCAGCGGCGGACCCTGTGTGATCGGCGACAGCGAGGCGACGCGTATCGCGGTCAACCGCGGCGGAATCCTGGAGCGCTGGACTCGGGGACGCTACCCGGGAGCGCAGATCCAGGCTCTCGACGACAACACGGCCCTGCCCGAGAAACTCGTCAGTGGCGCCGTCGACGCGATCGTCAGCGATAGTTTCGAAGTGCACCACTTCCGTCGCCCCGGTCAAGCCTACGCCTGCGAGCCCGCGATCGATCGCAAGGTCTACTGGGTGGCGCCAGCGCGCGCTCGAGAACTGGGTCCGCGCATCGACTCATTCCTGCGCGAGCACGAGGCGCAGATCGATGACTTGCGAGTTCAACACTTTGGCGTGTCGACGCCGCGCGACGATCTCGATCATCTGATCGATCTGCTCGCGCGGCGCCTGGCGTTCATGCCGTCTGTCGCGGCCTGGAAACGGGCCAACGGCAAACCGATCGAAGACCTGGAGCGGGAGCGTCAGGTACTGGAGCGCGCGGTGGCCCAGGCCAAGGCCCGCGGCATTTCGGCCGAGAGTGCTCGCGGCTTGTTTCGCGTGCAGATCGAGTTGGCCAAGGCGATTCAGTCGCGAACACCCCAGGGAGTGCAGGGACTCGACCTCACTCGGGTGCGAAACGTGCTTTCAGCGCTGGGGGATCGCATTCTCGAATCCCTGGCCGGCCAGATCCCGCTTCCGGCCGATGGCCTGACCGCGGGCACACAGCGGCTGATTCCGTTGCACGTGCAGCTCGAGCCGCAAGAGTTCGAAATGCTTCGCAGCCAGCTGCTCGCGCTGCGCGCCGACTAG
- a CDS encoding aspartate aminotransferase family protein encodes MPKTQELPTFLPEKGRSWQEVEADLLGFQAMDLDEDVHLRLLTGIHKGDERVHEVCRKAYFMYFHTNAVLAEYHPGQGRIQREVLEMAVRLLGGGAEGRANITSGGTESIMCAMHTAREWARATRPDISEPYQIVMPRTAHATFDKAAHYLGMELVRVPVGADLRADVDALEAAITPRTLVLVGSAPCWGFGLLDPIHEIAALAERHDLWMHTDCCVGGFLLPFMERLGIELTPYDFRVPGVKSISADLHKHGYAAKPCSTVLYRNEELQQHHWTGVAISDWQSGMYRTQGVIGSRPMAAVAAAWAVMNFLGEDGYVDLARRSLEVKDRLVAGIEAVEDFRCLPNESLLLPFRSETLDMLKVFGGLVEKGYFPWGTFDPIYVHPSAEPVDDVVVETFLADLGDIGKGVKDGTLTAEALGTYI; translated from the coding sequence ATGCCGAAAACGCAAGAACTGCCGACTTTCCTTCCCGAGAAAGGCCGATCCTGGCAGGAGGTCGAGGCGGATCTCCTGGGTTTCCAGGCCATGGATCTGGACGAGGACGTCCATCTGCGGCTCCTCACCGGGATCCACAAGGGCGATGAGCGCGTCCACGAAGTCTGTCGCAAGGCGTACTTCATGTACTTCCACACCAACGCCGTGTTGGCCGAGTACCACCCGGGTCAGGGACGCATCCAGAGGGAGGTTCTCGAGATGGCCGTGCGCTTGCTAGGCGGAGGGGCGGAAGGGCGCGCGAATATCACCAGCGGTGGGACCGAAAGCATCATGTGCGCCATGCACACCGCACGGGAATGGGCGCGGGCGACCCGGCCCGATATTTCCGAGCCCTACCAGATCGTCATGCCGCGGACGGCGCACGCGACGTTCGACAAGGCCGCACACTACCTGGGTATGGAACTCGTTCGAGTTCCCGTCGGTGCGGATCTGCGCGCGGATGTCGATGCGCTCGAAGCCGCGATCACACCAAGGACACTGGTCCTGGTTGGATCGGCTCCTTGTTGGGGCTTCGGCCTGCTCGATCCGATCCACGAGATCGCCGCACTGGCAGAGCGGCACGATCTCTGGATGCACACGGATTGCTGCGTGGGCGGCTTCCTGTTGCCCTTCATGGAACGTCTTGGGATCGAACTGACTCCGTATGATTTCCGTGTACCCGGGGTCAAGTCGATCTCGGCCGATCTTCATAAACACGGTTATGCGGCAAAGCCGTGTTCGACCGTGCTCTACCGCAATGAAGAGCTTCAGCAACACCACTGGACGGGTGTCGCAATCAGCGACTGGCAATCCGGCATGTACCGCACTCAAGGAGTCATTGGCAGCCGTCCCATGGCCGCAGTGGCGGCGGCGTGGGCGGTCATGAACTTCCTGGGCGAGGACGGCTACGTCGACCTTGCGCGGCGTTCACTCGAGGTCAAAGATCGGCTCGTCGCCGGGATCGAAGCCGTAGAGGACTTCCGCTGCCTTCCGAACGAGTCCCTCCTCTTGCCCTTTCGCTCCGAAACTCTCGACATGCTGAAGGTCTTCGGTGGACTCGTCGAGAAGGGCTACTTCCCCTGGGGAACGTTCGACCCGATTTACGTGCATCCCTCGGCCGAACCCGTCGACGATGTCGTGGTGGAAACATTCCTCGCAGATCTGGGCGACATCGGGAAGGGAGTGAAAGACGGAACGCTGACCGCCGAGGCCCTGGGAACGTATATCTGA
- a CDS encoding P-II family nitrogen regulator, whose amino-acid sequence MKMIKAIIKPFKLDDIRDALSELGIDGMTVSEVKGFGRQKGHTELYRGAEYVVDLLPKVELEIVVSDDRVERLVEVITEKAATGRIGDGKIFVIPVSDAIRIRTGESGDEAL is encoded by the coding sequence ATGAAAATGATCAAAGCAATCATCAAGCCGTTCAAACTCGATGACATCCGCGATGCACTCAGCGAACTCGGCATCGATGGCATGACCGTGAGCGAGGTCAAAGGCTTCGGCCGCCAGAAGGGGCACACGGAACTCTATCGCGGCGCAGAATACGTAGTCGACTTGCTGCCAAAGGTAGAACTCGAGATCGTAGTCTCCGACGACCGAGTCGAGCGCCTCGTGGAAGTGATCACGGAAAAGGCCGCGACCGGCCGGATCGGCGACGGCAAGATCTTCGTGATTCCGGTGAGCGATGCGATCCGCATCCGCACCGGGGAATCCGGCGACGAGGCGCTCTGA
- a CDS encoding NUDIX hydrolase codes for MANPSLWPEVESEFLQDCRVFRVHRSRARSPRTGAEHDFYRIDAADWVNIVPVTEQGEIVMVRQYRHGSREVTLEIPGGIVDPGESPAEAAARELLEETGYRAAEVQPIGLVNPNPALFGNTTHSFVAHGVRLTDEIRNDGTEETVVEKVAREALPEYLRAGRISHALVVAALFWFDLDERTGGAR; via the coding sequence ATGGCGAATCCTTCTCTTTGGCCCGAGGTCGAATCCGAATTTCTTCAGGACTGCCGGGTATTTCGCGTGCACCGCAGTCGCGCTCGCTCGCCCAGGACGGGCGCCGAACACGATTTCTACCGGATCGATGCGGCCGATTGGGTGAACATCGTTCCGGTGACGGAGCAGGGCGAGATCGTGATGGTGCGTCAGTACCGACACGGCTCGCGCGAGGTGACGCTGGAGATCCCGGGGGGCATCGTCGATCCCGGTGAGTCTCCGGCCGAGGCCGCGGCCCGCGAGTTGCTCGAAGAGACCGGCTATCGCGCGGCCGAGGTCCAGCCGATCGGCCTGGTCAATCCGAACCCCGCTCTCTTTGGAAATACCACGCATAGTTTTGTGGCGCATGGCGTGCGTCTGACGGACGAGATCCGCAACGACGGAACCGAAGAAACCGTGGTCGAGAAGGTCGCGCGCGAGGCGCTTCCAGAGTATCTGCGCGCGGGGCGCATCAGTCACGCGCTGGTCGTGGCGGCGCTCTTCTGGTTCGATCTGGATGAACGCACCGGAGGTGCGCGGTGA
- a CDS encoding peroxiredoxin, with translation MARGPQIGDPAPDFELESSEGRIHLTDWLQHGAVLLVFYPGDDSPVCTNQLCDYRDHLGEFGELGVQVIGINSQSLESHRTFAKKYDLDFPLVADPQRNTCRAYDAAGLFGMTRRSIFLIDRSGIVRYCRTDLPVFRRTARELKTIIADLKLESA, from the coding sequence ATGGCCCGAGGACCACAGATCGGAGACCCGGCCCCTGATTTCGAACTCGAGTCCAGCGAAGGAAGGATTCATCTGACCGATTGGCTGCAACACGGCGCCGTGCTGCTGGTCTTCTACCCGGGTGACGACTCGCCCGTGTGCACGAACCAGCTCTGCGACTACCGGGACCACCTGGGAGAGTTCGGCGAGCTGGGCGTCCAGGTCATCGGCATCAATTCCCAGTCCCTCGAGTCTCATCGCACGTTCGCCAAGAAGTACGACCTGGACTTTCCGCTGGTGGCCGATCCACAGCGCAACACGTGCCGGGCCTACGATGCGGCTGGCCTTTTCGGCATGACGCGGCGCTCGATCTTCCTGATCGATCGCTCCGGAATCGTGCGCTACTGCAGGACGGATCTTCCCGTATTCCGGCGCACGGCCAGAGAACTGAAGACAATCATCGCTGACCTGAAGCTGGAGTCGGCCTGA
- a CDS encoding glutathione S-transferase family protein produces MPKVHGVNLSPFVRKLRVALAEKNISYELLPVVPFGLPPEFLAISPAAKIPVFEEDDGYTLPDSSAIIGYLEKTRPAAPLFPEDAKLYGQTLFYEEYGDTEVASAVLPFFRERYVNVKMMGKEADEARLKTLTEEAVPRVFDHLESVVGDGDGIVANRFTAADASIGSMFVSYAHGGETIDAARWPKLAAYVQRLHARPSFKALIEEENQA; encoded by the coding sequence ATGCCCAAAGTCCACGGCGTCAATCTCTCGCCTTTCGTTCGCAAGCTGCGCGTCGCACTCGCCGAAAAGAACATCTCCTACGAACTACTACCGGTGGTTCCATTCGGGCTTCCGCCCGAGTTTCTGGCCATCAGTCCCGCGGCCAAGATCCCCGTCTTCGAGGAGGATGACGGCTACACCTTGCCGGATTCCTCCGCGATCATCGGTTACCTGGAAAAGACGCGCCCTGCGGCACCGCTCTTCCCCGAAGATGCCAAGCTCTACGGCCAGACCCTTTTCTACGAAGAGTACGGAGACACGGAAGTGGCCAGCGCGGTCCTGCCGTTTTTCCGCGAGCGCTACGTCAACGTAAAGATGATGGGCAAAGAAGCGGATGAGGCGCGTCTGAAAACCTTGACCGAAGAGGCCGTACCGCGGGTCTTCGATCACCTGGAGAGTGTGGTGGGCGATGGTGACGGAATCGTGGCCAACCGCTTCACGGCCGCCGACGCTTCGATCGGCTCGATGTTCGTCAGCTACGCGCACGGCGGCGAGACGATCGACGCCGCCCGCTGGCCGAAACTGGCTGCCTACGTGCAGCGATTGCACGCCCGGCCTTCATTCAAAGCGCTGATCGAGGAAGAAAACCAGGCCTGA
- a CDS encoding TetR/AcrR family transcriptional regulator, translating to MKTRPSMREIEPADSPLWREPSQERSRLRVEGILAAARQLIGEKGSEHLKMRETAERAGVPIGSLYQFFPDRTALLACLFSKHLGVVNRMLREKFEAVANAEQLQAAAEELVESIYRLLQEDPALVDIWTGIQASKAIRHLDLNDSRDTAQFMFDTVRRLLDPEIPDKRLWRACFLVCDLAGAASRTALGLPNEEGAELVREYSHMAGAYLSSILDA from the coding sequence ATGAAAACCAGACCCTCCATGCGTGAGATCGAGCCGGCCGATAGCCCCCTCTGGAGGGAACCCTCCCAGGAGAGGAGTCGTCTGCGGGTAGAGGGAATCCTGGCCGCCGCCCGGCAACTGATCGGTGAGAAGGGCTCAGAACACCTGAAGATGCGTGAGACCGCGGAGCGCGCGGGCGTCCCGATCGGATCGCTCTACCAGTTCTTTCCCGACCGAACCGCGTTGCTCGCGTGCCTTTTCTCCAAGCACCTGGGCGTCGTCAACCGGATGCTGCGCGAGAAGTTCGAAGCCGTAGCGAATGCGGAACAACTCCAAGCGGCTGCGGAAGAACTCGTCGAGTCCATCTACCGTCTTCTCCAGGAGGATCCCGCCCTGGTCGACATCTGGACGGGAATACAGGCGAGCAAGGCCATTCGACACCTGGATCTGAATGACTCGCGCGACACCGCCCAGTTCATGTTCGATACCGTTCGCCGTCTGCTCGATCCAGAGATCCCGGACAAGCGCCTGTGGAGAGCGTGTTTCCTGGTCTGCGATCTCGCGGGTGCGGCCAGCCGAACCGCACTCGGACTGCCGAACGAGGAAGGGGCTGAACTGGTTCGCGAGTACTCGCACATGGCGGGCGCGTACTTGAGTTCGATCCTCGACGCCTGA
- a CDS encoding NAD+ synthase, translated as MRVAIAQLNLTIGDFAGNLAGIREALERTRAEGAEVLVLPELGISGYPPMDLLERPSFLRDHERALRQLADEAGDLKLLTGAILPAPPGRARKICNAAVVLSGGQVEFQQAKTLLPTYDVFDEQRYFDPASTRVPWEFGGRRIGVTICEDIWSGAFWGDRRPYPIDPVEQLVAQGAEAIFTVSASPWEQHKTELREAMVREAATRFGVPFVFVNLVGGNDELVFDGTSFVVDAEGRVTQRLKRFDSDFAIVEPFAEGRTPAAPVEEDIELLERSLVLGIRDYLHKLGMRSAVIGLSGGIDSAVTAHLAARALGPENVFGVLMPGPFSSEHSVSDAEALAENLGIQQRIVRIDSIYKDYLEQFAHLFGPEESYGLTQENIQARIRGSLLMAVSNHEGCIVLATGNKSELSVGYTTLYGDLVGGLAVIGDVLKRDVYRLARHANRDGERIPVNTIEKPPSAELAPDQQDTD; from the coding sequence ATGCGGGTCGCAATCGCGCAGCTGAACCTCACCATCGGAGATTTCGCCGGGAACCTGGCCGGGATCCGAGAAGCCCTGGAACGCACTCGCGCCGAGGGTGCCGAGGTCCTGGTTCTGCCCGAACTGGGCATTTCCGGCTATCCACCGATGGATCTTCTGGAGCGCCCGAGTTTTCTGCGCGACCACGAGCGCGCGCTCCGGCAGCTCGCAGATGAGGCTGGCGATCTCAAGCTACTGACCGGCGCGATCCTGCCGGCACCCCCGGGCCGCGCGCGCAAGATCTGCAATGCGGCGGTCGTGCTATCGGGTGGGCAGGTCGAGTTCCAGCAAGCCAAGACCCTTCTGCCGACCTACGACGTGTTCGACGAACAGCGCTACTTCGATCCCGCCAGTACGCGCGTGCCCTGGGAGTTCGGCGGTCGCCGCATCGGCGTGACCATCTGCGAAGACATCTGGAGCGGTGCATTCTGGGGCGATCGCCGCCCGTATCCGATCGATCCGGTCGAGCAACTCGTGGCGCAGGGCGCCGAGGCTATCTTTACGGTATCGGCTTCGCCCTGGGAGCAGCACAAGACCGAGTTGCGCGAGGCCATGGTGCGGGAAGCTGCGACCCGCTTCGGCGTGCCGTTCGTGTTCGTGAATCTGGTCGGTGGCAATGACGAACTGGTGTTCGATGGAACCAGTTTCGTGGTCGACGCAGAAGGCCGTGTCACCCAGCGCCTGAAGCGTTTCGACTCGGATTTCGCGATCGTCGAGCCCTTCGCGGAGGGACGCACTCCAGCCGCGCCGGTCGAAGAAGACATCGAACTGCTCGAACGCTCGCTCGTGCTGGGCATTCGCGACTACCTGCACAAGCTGGGCATGCGCTCGGCGGTGATCGGACTTTCGGGTGGTATCGACTCGGCGGTCACCGCGCATCTGGCGGCCAGGGCCCTCGGTCCAGAGAACGTGTTCGGCGTTCTCATGCCCGGTCCGTTCTCGTCGGAGCACAGCGTGAGCGACGCCGAAGCTCTGGCCGAGAACCTGGGTATCCAGCAGCGCATCGTGCGCATCGACTCCATCTACAAGGACTACCTGGAGCAGTTCGCGCATCTCTTCGGTCCCGAGGAAAGCTACGGGCTGACCCAGGAGAACATCCAGGCGCGCATCCGTGGCTCCCTGCTCATGGCGGTGAGCAATCACGAAGGTTGCATCGTGCTGGCCACGGGAAACAAGAGCGAGCTATCGGTGGGCTACACGACACTGTACGGTGATCTGGTCGGTGGGCTGGCCGTGATCGGCGATGTACTCAAGCGCGACGTGTATCGACTGGCTCGTCACGCCAATCGCGACGGCGAACGCATTCCCGTCAATACGATCGAAAAGCCGCCCTCGGCCGAACTCGCACCCGATCAGCAGGACACCGATT
- a CDS encoding helix-turn-helix transcriptional regulator produces MAEFRYPQFCPLARAAEVLGERWTLLILRELNLGPQRFSDIRRRLGSVSSSVLTERLARLEARGLVQQRALAPPAASTVYELAAAGEAARPLLHELMRWGTRFLLPPVSSDQFEPSWMLAAVEAFALQTPTPAKRFELHLPDGDSELVMRVAGGASGTHLIDDAQPVDATVWAEPLVMLSVLAGLVDAARAQADGALRVRGDDSALCLLPDLFDLASSPLADLVRPQSD; encoded by the coding sequence ATGGCCGAGTTTCGCTATCCACAGTTCTGCCCGCTGGCTCGGGCGGCCGAAGTGCTCGGCGAGCGCTGGACGCTTTTGATCCTGAGAGAACTCAACCTGGGGCCCCAGCGCTTCAGCGATATCCGGCGTCGTCTAGGTTCAGTGAGTTCCAGTGTGCTGACCGAACGACTTGCTCGCCTCGAAGCGCGCGGCCTGGTGCAGCAACGCGCGCTGGCCCCACCCGCGGCCTCCACGGTGTACGAACTGGCGGCCGCGGGAGAAGCGGCGCGGCCCCTTCTACACGAGCTCATGCGTTGGGGAACGCGTTTCCTTTTGCCTCCGGTTTCGAGCGATCAGTTCGAACCGAGCTGGATGCTCGCGGCCGTCGAGGCCTTCGCACTTCAAACCCCCACACCCGCCAAGCGCTTCGAACTCCACTTGCCCGACGGTGACTCCGAGTTGGTCATGCGCGTGGCCGGAGGCGCATCGGGAACGCACCTGATCGACGACGCCCAGCCAGTCGACGCCACGGTCTGGGCTGAGCCGTTGGTCATGCTCTCGGTGCTCGCCGGACTGGTCGACGCTGCGCGAGCTCAGGCCGACGGTGCTCTGCGTGTACGAGGAGATGACTCGGCCCTCTGCCTGCTACCCGATCTTTTCGATCTCGCGTCCAGCCCGCTCGCCGACCTGGTCCGTCCGCAGAGCGATTGA
- a CDS encoding ammonium transporter: MESTINSGDTAWVMVSSAIVLMMTLPGLALFYGGLVRAKNILSILMQCLMSAGIVGVVWVLCGYSLAFSGDGAFIGDFAKAGLNGITTDSVSGTIPEYVFVIFQAMFAIITPALMIGAFAERMRFGPYLAFIVIWLFAVYIPLAHMVWGGGYLGGQLGALDFAGGLVVHMSSGFSALVAALYLGQRKGYGRVAMAPHSLPLTVIGAAMLWVGWFGFNAGSALAADGTAALAFLTTNTATCAALLTWVAIEWLRFGKPTVLGAATGAVAGLVAITPGCAFVSPLASIAIGIGSSVICFAAVGLLKPALGYDDSLDVFGVHGVGGTWGALATGLFISASALPEGVTWGEQLGKQVISIGFTAVFAGVTTIAILVGLRLVMGDLRVHEEDEAEGLDLALHSETAYAGTSGSHVAEHS; encoded by the coding sequence TTGGAGAGCACGATCAACTCCGGCGATACAGCCTGGGTCATGGTTTCTTCTGCAATCGTCTTGATGATGACCCTGCCCGGCCTGGCGCTGTTCTACGGCGGCCTCGTACGGGCGAAGAACATCCTTTCAATCCTCATGCAATGTCTGATGTCGGCCGGCATCGTAGGCGTGGTGTGGGTGTTATGCGGCTACAGCCTGGCGTTCAGCGGCGACGGAGCATTCATTGGCGACTTCGCCAAGGCCGGACTCAATGGAATCACCACGGACTCAGTATCTGGAACGATTCCCGAGTACGTCTTTGTCATCTTCCAGGCGATGTTTGCGATCATCACGCCCGCACTGATGATCGGCGCATTCGCCGAACGCATGCGCTTCGGTCCCTATCTGGCCTTCATCGTGATCTGGTTGTTCGCGGTCTACATCCCGCTGGCGCACATGGTCTGGGGCGGTGGATACCTGGGCGGACAATTGGGCGCGTTGGATTTCGCGGGCGGACTCGTGGTGCATATGTCCAGTGGCTTCTCCGCGCTGGTCGCCGCGCTCTACCTGGGGCAGCGAAAGGGCTATGGGCGCGTGGCCATGGCACCGCACAGTCTTCCGCTCACCGTGATTGGCGCAGCCATGCTCTGGGTGGGTTGGTTCGGCTTCAACGCGGGTAGCGCGCTGGCCGCCGACGGCACTGCAGCGCTGGCCTTCCTGACCACGAATACAGCCACCTGCGCGGCATTGCTGACCTGGGTCGCGATCGAATGGCTTCGCTTCGGTAAACCCACGGTTCTGGGCGCGGCCACGGGCGCGGTTGCGGGACTGGTGGCGATCACGCCCGGTTGCGCATTCGTGTCGCCACTGGCCTCGATCGCGATCGGCATCGGTTCGTCGGTGATCTGTTTTGCAGCGGTCGGCCTCCTGAAACCGGCCCTCGGCTATGACGATTCGCTCGACGTTTTCGGCGTGCACGGCGTCGGTGGAACCTGGGGAGCTCTGGCTACCGGACTCTTCATCTCCGCTTCGGCCCTGCCCGAAGGCGTGACCTGGGGCGAGCAACTCGGCAAGCAGGTGATCAGCATCGGCTTCACCGCGGTTTTCGCCGGAGTCACCACGATCGCGATCCTGGTCGGCTTGCGGCTCGTCATGGGTGATCTGCGGGTCCACGAGGAAGACGAAGCCGAAGGCCTGGATCTGGCGCTTCACTCCGAAACCGCATACGCCGGAACCAGCGGATCTCACGTCGCGGAACACTCCTAG
- a CDS encoding Do family serine endopeptidase, protein MLRSILPALAAGLLGGLIGAWFLATDEKSADPDALAAPGEMAEIGDGAHSRFAVLALKAASGVVKVHTSRTVAQPSLDAGRAPFPGLFERFQSRRGQRPRRERAERKLPSLGTGFIISPDGLIVTNNHVVEGVDEIEVVLRDGRKLQASVVGLDPMTDLALLRAAGASDLDALPLGDSDVVLPGDWVVAIGNPFGLGHTVTAGIVSAKGRDIGQGPYDDFIQTDAAINPGNSGGPLIDLQGRVIGINTAINPRANTIGFAVPINMAKRILPQLEASGRVQRGFLGVMVQPVTKGLAKALGLANLQGALVSNVETGGPADLGGIFPGDVIVRIAGLPIENLRDLTHVVADAKVGEPAEIEVLRMGKRRTFSVRVAELEELQETAQAGEALGGASLGIEIEPNSPDLKERYGLDVDDGLVITRVQPGGSSDAVGLEEGDVLLEMDRKRLATPDDLRGGLAVAGEQPLFRVRRGNTTLFIVVDRGR, encoded by the coding sequence TTGTTGCGAAGTATTCTTCCGGCCCTGGCTGCGGGCCTTCTCGGCGGGCTGATCGGAGCCTGGTTTCTCGCGACCGACGAAAAGAGCGCCGATCCCGACGCCCTTGCCGCACCCGGCGAGATGGCCGAGATCGGCGACGGTGCGCACTCGCGTTTCGCCGTGCTCGCGTTGAAAGCGGCGTCTGGCGTGGTGAAGGTGCACACCTCTCGCACGGTTGCGCAGCCTTCGCTGGACGCCGGCCGAGCGCCGTTTCCCGGGCTCTTCGAGCGCTTCCAGAGTCGTCGAGGTCAGCGTCCGCGGCGCGAGCGTGCGGAGCGCAAGCTACCCAGTCTGGGAACCGGTTTCATCATCTCGCCCGACGGGCTCATCGTCACCAACAATCACGTGGTCGAGGGTGTGGACGAAATCGAGGTCGTACTGCGCGACGGACGCAAACTACAGGCGAGCGTCGTCGGACTCGATCCCATGACCGATCTGGCCTTGCTTCGCGCCGCAGGAGCGAGTGATCTCGATGCGCTTCCCCTGGGCGATTCCGACGTGGTATTGCCTGGCGACTGGGTCGTCGCCATCGGCAATCCCTTCGGACTGGGGCACACGGTGACCGCCGGAATCGTCAGTGCGAAAGGCCGCGACATCGGCCAGGGGCCGTACGACGATTTCATCCAGACCGATGCAGCCATCAATCCGGGCAACTCTGGCGGCCCACTGATCGATCTGCAGGGCCGCGTGATCGGCATCAATACCGCGATCAATCCGCGCGCCAATACGATCGGCTTCGCCGTTCCGATCAACATGGCCAAGAGGATTCTCCCGCAACTCGAAGCCAGTGGCCGGGTGCAACGCGGTTTCCTGGGCGTGATGGTGCAGCCGGTCACCAAGGGGCTGGCCAAAGCATTGGGCTTGGCGAACCTGCAGGGTGCGCTGGTCTCCAACGTGGAAACCGGCGGTCCCGCAGATCTGGGCGGCATCTTTCCCGGAGACGTGATTGTTCGGATTGCCGGGCTGCCCATCGAGAACCTGCGAGATCTCACCCACGTGGTTGCAGACGCGAAGGTCGGAGAACCGGCCGAGATCGAAGTGCTGCGCATGGGCAAAAGGCGAACCTTCTCCGTGCGGGTCGCAGAGCTCGAAGAACTGCAGGAGACGGCCCAGGCTGGCGAAGCTCTGGGCGGCGCATCACTCGGAATCGAGATCGAGCCGAACTCTCCCGATTTGAAGGAGCGCTACGGACTGGATGTGGACGACGGTCTGGTCATCACTCGGGTCCAGCCCGGGGGTTCGTCGGATGCGGTGGGCCTCGAAGAGGGCGATGTCCTGCTCGAGATGGACCGCAAACGGCTCGCCACGCCCGATGACCTGCGCGGCGGTCTCGCCGTTGCCGGTGAACAGCCCCTATTCAGGGTTCGACGCGGGAACACGACGCTCTTCATCGTGGTCGATCGGGGTCGTTAG
- a CDS encoding CBS domain-containing protein, whose protein sequence is MTEDQTVVEACTLMAQKQVGAVTVMGDGRIVGIFSERDILRRVIGAARSPEKTLLREVMTPDPVTAAVDEERLIAISKMQAVGCRHLPVVVGETVIDMLSMRDLLFVELEEKEEEVESLRRYIGGSY, encoded by the coding sequence ATGACCGAGGACCAGACCGTCGTAGAAGCGTGCACGCTGATGGCTCAGAAGCAAGTCGGCGCCGTCACCGTGATGGGGGATGGCCGGATCGTCGGCATCTTCAGTGAGCGCGACATCCTGCGGCGAGTCATCGGTGCGGCGAGGTCGCCGGAGAAGACGTTATTGCGCGAAGTGATGACGCCGGATCCGGTCACGGCCGCGGTCGACGAGGAGCGCCTGATTGCCATATCGAAGATGCAGGCAGTGGGTTGCCGGCATCTTCCGGTGGTCGTGGGCGAAACCGTGATCGACATGCTGTCGATGCGGGACCTGCTCTTCGTCGAGCTGGAGGAAAAGGAAGAAGAGGTCGAGTCGCTGCGGCGCTATATCGGCGGTAGTTACTGA